The DNA region CGGCCCCCTGCTGACCAGCAAACTGCCCCTGCGCGACCTCGAAGTCGTCCACACCATGCATCCCTTCCTGGCCGGTCAACTGGCCCTGCGCTGGGCCTGGCACGCCGGTGCGCCGGTCGTTTACACCGCGCACACGCAGTACGAACAGTACCTGCACTACGCCCCCATGCCCAAGCGTGTCAGCCGCGCCGTCGTTCGGCCCCATGTGGCCGCCTTCGCCCGCCGGGTCGGCCGTGTCCTTGCTCCGGGCCGCGCCATGATCGATATGCTCCGTCAGTACGGCTACCAGGGCCAGGTCGACCTGTTCCCCAATCCCGTCAACCTCAGGGCCTTTCAGAAGGCGGACGGACATGACCTCCGCGCCCAGTATCACATCCCCGCAGATGTTCCCCTGGTCATGTCGCTGGGCCGCCTGGCCCCCGAAAAAAACCTGGGTGTCATGCTGCACGCCTTCGAGCAGGCCCGCGCCAGCCGCCCCGAACTGAGGCTGCTCGTCGTCGGGGACGGCCCCAGCCGCGCCGAACTGCAAAACCAGTCGCGCGAAGGCGTCACCTTCACTGGCCCCATCCCTTACGAGCGCGTGCCGCAGGCCCTCGCCGCCGCCGACGTGTTCCTCACCGCCAGCACCAGTGAAGTCCTTCCCATGAGCATGATCGAAGCCCTCGCTGCGCGCACGCCCCTGGTGGCCGCGCAAAGCCCCGCCG from Deinococcus fonticola includes:
- a CDS encoding glycosyltransferase family 4 protein, with the translated sequence MRIGIVTATYLPSRNGVATSTALFAQGLRERGHDVRIFAPRHPQMPLHEHGVYRLNASFAGARALGAPADYPMMLAPGPLLTSKLPLRDLEVVHTMHPFLAGQLALRWAWHAGAPVVYTAHTQYEQYLHYAPMPKRVSRAVVRPHVAAFARRVGRVLAPGRAMIDMLRQYGYQGQVDLFPNPVNLRAFQKADGHDLRAQYHIPADVPLVMSLGRLAPEKNLGVMLHAFEQARASRPELRLLVVGDGPSRAELQNQSREGVTFTGPIPYERVPQALAAADVFLTASTSEVLPMSMIEALAARTPLVAAQSPAALDLIEEGVNGTVRAPTPEALAAGLLHTLAPERLHVMQKAARESATQYDLPTRAAALEQIYEELIAEKRKRK